From the Cryptomeria japonica chromosome 2, Sugi_1.0, whole genome shotgun sequence genome, one window contains:
- the LOC131051932 gene encoding uncharacterized protein LOC131051932: MEWYKESAIKAYLETVKLCKLDHERRCCSFWNPGLQNSELTAALAAGTNSQLIIEICSSMTCTTIALAAASRQTGGRFVCILSRPDSLPESLKRMEAVDLLGGVEFLVGEAKDLISRFSNIDFALVDCSNDKFVGLFKMLNFNPKGAILSTNNLLNKGSYERGGCIWQTQRIGDSLQVTRIKRGCVMSRQIKKRWIVQIDSQTGEEHVFLIRRNRSETR; encoded by the exons ATGGAGTGGTACAAAGAGAGTGCAATCAAGGCATATCTTGAGACAGTAAAGCTG TGCAAGCTGGATCATGAGAGAAGGTGCTGTTCATTTTGGAATCCAGGGCTGCAGAACAGTGAGCTGACAGCGGCTTTGGCGGCTGGTACAAATTCACAGCTCATAATTGAAATATGCAGTAGCATGACCTGCACTACCATAGCTCTGGCGGCTGCTTCCAGACAAACAGGGGGCCGTTTTGTTTGCATTTTATCCAGACCAGATAGCCTTCCTGAGTCCTTGAAGAGAATGGAGGCCGTTGATCTGTTGGGTGGTGTGGAATTCTTAGTAGGAGAGGCCAAGGATCTGATTTCTCGATTCTCTAACATTGATTTTGCCCTTGTGGATTGCAGTAATGATAAATTTGTAGGGCTTTTCAAGATGCTGAATTTTAACCCGAAGGGAGCTATTCTCAGTACTAATAATCTATTGAATAAGGGTAGCTATGAGCGAGGAGGGTGCATATGGCAGACCCAGCGTATTGGGGACAGTCTTCAGGTTACCAGAATAAAGAGGGGTTGTGTCATGTCACGTCAGATCAAAAAACGTTGGATTGTTCAGATTGATAGCCAGACTGGAGAAGAACATGTTTTTCTGATCCGTAGAAATCGGTCTGAGACTCGCTAG